One window of Terriglobia bacterium genomic DNA carries:
- the ctaD gene encoding cytochrome c oxidase subunit I: MATIAAPAVERENYLNTDFRVGSWLLTTDHKRIGILYLLSITAMFFVGGFAATMIRLELLTPAGDLMSSDTYNKMFTIHGIIMVFFFLIPSIPATLGNFLVPMMIGAKDLAFPKINLASWYMYITGAGLMMYVVLTGGVDTGWTFYVPFSSTYSNTHVITAVVAIFIAGFSSIFTGFNFIVTIHRMRAPGMTWSRLPLFIWSHYATSVIMVLGTPVVAIALTLVALERAFHMGIFDPRLGGDPLLFQHLFWFYSHPAVYIMILPSMAVISEVVSTFSRKRVFGYAAVALASIAIAVLGFLVWAHHMFVAGISAYAALVFSLLSYFVAVPSAIKVFNWMATMYKGSVSLATPMLYAMGFIGLFTMGGMTGLYLAALGIDVHVHDTYFVIAHFHYIMVGGAVMGYLAGIHFWWPKISGRMYPEAWGKIAAATIFIGFNLTFFPQFVLGYLGMPRRYHAYPPEFQVLNVMSTAGASILAVGYVLPLIYLLWSLRYGEVAPDNPWAATGLEWRTPSPPPTENFPETPVVTWEAYDYATVAEVPIAR, from the coding sequence ATGGCCACTATTGCCGCACCGGCAGTCGAACGCGAGAACTACCTGAACACCGATTTCCGGGTCGGGAGCTGGCTGCTGACCACCGATCACAAGCGCATCGGTATTCTCTACCTGCTTTCCATCACCGCGATGTTTTTCGTGGGTGGCTTCGCAGCGACCATGATTCGGCTGGAACTGCTGACCCCGGCCGGCGACCTGATGTCGTCGGACACCTACAACAAGATGTTTACCATTCACGGGATCATCATGGTGTTCTTCTTCCTGATCCCGTCGATTCCCGCCACCCTCGGAAATTTCCTGGTGCCCATGATGATCGGGGCCAAGGACCTGGCGTTCCCCAAGATCAACCTGGCGAGCTGGTACATGTACATCACCGGCGCCGGGCTGATGATGTACGTGGTCCTGACCGGCGGCGTAGATACCGGCTGGACGTTTTACGTGCCCTTCAGCAGCACCTATTCCAACACCCACGTGATCACGGCGGTGGTGGCGATCTTCATTGCCGGTTTTTCCTCCATCTTCACCGGCTTCAATTTCATCGTCACCATCCACCGTATGCGCGCCCCGGGCATGACCTGGAGCCGGCTGCCGCTGTTCATCTGGAGCCACTACGCGACCTCGGTGATCATGGTGCTGGGCACGCCGGTGGTGGCCATTGCGCTGACCCTGGTGGCGCTGGAACGCGCCTTCCACATGGGCATATTCGACCCGCGGCTGGGCGGGGACCCCTTGTTGTTCCAACACCTGTTCTGGTTCTACTCGCACCCCGCGGTGTACATCATGATCCTGCCTTCGATGGCGGTGATCTCGGAAGTGGTCTCGACGTTTTCGCGCAAGCGCGTATTCGGATACGCCGCGGTGGCGCTGGCCTCGATCGCGATTGCCGTCCTGGGGTTCCTGGTGTGGGCGCACCACATGTTCGTGGCGGGCATATCGGCGTACGCGGCGCTGGTGTTCTCGCTGCTCAGCTATTTCGTGGCCGTGCCGTCGGCGATCAAGGTGTTCAACTGGATGGCGACCATGTACAAAGGGTCGGTGTCACTGGCCACGCCTATGCTCTACGCCATGGGCTTCATCGGGCTGTTCACCATGGGCGGGATGACCGGACTGTACCTGGCGGCGCTGGGCATTGACGTCCACGTGCACGACACCTACTTCGTGATCGCCCATTTCCACTACATCATGGTGGGCGGGGCGGTGATGGGTTACCTGGCCGGAATCCATTTCTGGTGGCCGAAGATCAGCGGCCGCATGTACCCGGAGGCGTGGGGCAAGATCGCGGCGGCGACCATTTTCATCGGCTTCAACCTGACCTTCTTCCCGCAGTTCGTGCTCGGCTACCTGGGGATGCCGCGGCGCTACCACGCGTATCCGCCGGAGTTCCAGGTGTTGAACGTGATGTCGACAGCGGGCGCCTCCATTCTGGCGGTGGGATATGTGCTGCCGTTGATTTACCTGCTGTGGTCGCTGCGCTACGGTGAAGTCGCACCCGACAACCCGTGGGCCGCTACCGGGCTGGAGTGGCGCACGCCGTCGCCGCCGCCGACGGAAAATTTCCCTGAAACCCCGGTGGTGACCTGGGAAGCCTACGACTATGCCACGGTGGCGGAGGTCCCGATTGCACGATAG
- the coxB gene encoding cytochrome c oxidase subunit II, translating to MWQTLPLWPARASTLAGRTDALMIFMLAVTGFFTLMIFILIFIFALKFRRTRNPVATHIEGSNALEAAWTLIPFGIFMVMFLWSAGIYMTWAQPSPDAEEVFVVGKQWMWKFEHPQGQREIDQLHVPLGRAIRLTMISQDVIHSLFLPEFRVKQDVLPGRYTTTWFQTTKPGSYHLFCTQYCGTMHSGMIGEVVVMEPAAYQAWLSGGNAEGSLASTGQKLFQQLGCTTCHRFDTPGRGPNLVGLYGKPVLLDDGRTVTANDNYLRESILTPGAKVVAGFKPIMPTFQGIVSEEQLLSLAAYIKSLSQPELREPGSTRPAAPPHPALAPARSR from the coding sequence ATGTGGCAGACGCTACCCCTGTGGCCGGCACGGGCCTCGACGCTGGCGGGTCGCACCGACGCGCTCATGATTTTCATGCTGGCGGTAACCGGCTTCTTCACGCTGATGATCTTCATCCTGATTTTCATCTTCGCGCTGAAGTTCCGGCGGACCAGGAACCCAGTTGCCACGCACATTGAAGGGTCGAACGCGTTGGAGGCGGCCTGGACCCTGATCCCGTTCGGCATCTTCATGGTCATGTTCCTCTGGAGCGCGGGGATTTACATGACCTGGGCGCAGCCGTCGCCGGACGCGGAGGAAGTCTTCGTGGTCGGCAAGCAGTGGATGTGGAAGTTCGAGCACCCGCAGGGACAGCGCGAGATCGACCAGCTTCACGTGCCTCTGGGACGCGCCATCCGGCTGACGATGATTTCCCAGGATGTGATCCACAGCCTGTTTCTGCCCGAGTTCCGGGTGAAGCAGGATGTGCTGCCGGGACGCTACACGACGACGTGGTTCCAGACCACCAAGCCGGGGAGCTATCACCTGTTTTGCACGCAATACTGCGGCACCATGCACTCCGGCATGATCGGCGAGGTCGTGGTGATGGAGCCGGCGGCGTACCAGGCGTGGCTGTCGGGCGGGAACGCGGAAGGATCGCTGGCCTCCACCGGGCAGAAGCTGTTCCAGCAACTCGGCTGCACCACTTGCCACCGCTTCGACACGCCGGGGCGCGGGCCGAACCTGGTGGGGCTGTACGGCAAGCCGGTACTGCTGGATGACGGGCGCACGGTCACCGCCAACGACAACTACCTCCGCGAATCCATCCTCACCCCGGGAGCGAAGGTGGTGGCGGGTTTCAAGCCGATCATGCCGACATTCCAGGGGATCGTGAGCGAGGAGCAATTGCTGTCGCTGGCCGCCTACATCAAGTCGTTGTCACAACCGGAGCTGCGCGAGCCGGGCAGTACCCGCCCGGCTGCACCGCCGCATCCTGCATTGGCCCCTGCGAGGAGCCGCTGA
- a CDS encoding SCO family protein gives MLMMSALAAGQGMGPPVVTPAPPPPQILNNIAIEQKLNAPVPLDLAFKDEDGRTVKLGDYFGRRPVVLALVYYDCPMLCTEVLSGMVSAFSVLKFDIGKEYDVVAVSFDPREKPELARAKKVTYLRRYGRPGAEQGWHFLTGEPASINALTKAVGFHYQWDAQTQQFAHATAIMVLTPQGKIAQYYYGVEYSPKDLRLGMVEASQGHIGTMVDQVLLYCYHYDPRTGRYGAIISRVLKVVGVITMVVLGGFLIAMFRLEPRHNVKSGGSRRAGGS, from the coding sequence GTGCTGATGATGAGCGCGCTGGCGGCGGGGCAGGGGATGGGGCCGCCCGTGGTGACGCCGGCGCCGCCGCCGCCGCAAATCCTCAACAACATCGCCATCGAACAGAAGCTGAACGCACCGGTACCGCTTGATCTCGCGTTCAAGGATGAAGACGGCAGGACGGTCAAGCTGGGCGACTACTTCGGCAGGAGGCCGGTGGTGCTGGCGCTGGTGTACTACGACTGCCCCATGCTGTGCACCGAAGTGCTGAGCGGGATGGTGAGCGCGTTCTCCGTGCTGAAGTTCGACATCGGCAAAGAGTATGACGTAGTGGCGGTCAGCTTCGACCCGAGAGAGAAGCCGGAGCTGGCAAGAGCAAAGAAGGTCACCTACCTGCGGCGCTACGGACGTCCCGGCGCCGAGCAGGGCTGGCATTTTCTGACCGGGGAGCCGGCCTCGATTAATGCGCTGACCAAGGCGGTCGGCTTCCACTATCAGTGGGACGCGCAGACGCAGCAGTTCGCACACGCGACCGCCATCATGGTCCTGACGCCGCAGGGCAAAATCGCGCAGTACTACTACGGAGTTGAATATTCGCCGAAGGACCTGCGGTTGGGGATGGTGGAGGCTTCGCAGGGACACATCGGGACCATGGTGGACCAGGTGCTGCTGTACTGCTACCACTACGACCCGCGCACTGGGCGGTACGGCGCGATCATCTCGCGGGTGCTGAAGGTCGTGGGCGTGATCACCATGGTGGTGCTGGGCGGATTTCTGATCGCGATGTTCAGGCTGGAACCAAGGCACAACGTGAAGAGCGGCGGAAGCCGCCGGGCGGGAGGGAGCTAG
- a CDS encoding cytochrome c codes for MMATAMLTACRNDMHVQPKILPLRQSDFFADGRGSRTPPEGTVARGQLREDTYLHTGMINGKPGDTMPFPATRAVLERGRERFDIFCTPCHSRLGDGNGMIVQRGFRRPPSFHEPRLRQAVLGHFFDVMSNGFGVMPDYAAQVNTRDRWAIAAYIRVLQFSQNAPASAVPAGQQMPSQQVQVPSAAPSGATLPPGAAPGVPERKE; via the coding sequence ATGATGGCAACGGCGATGCTGACCGCCTGCCGCAACGACATGCACGTGCAGCCCAAGATCCTGCCGCTGCGGCAGAGCGATTTTTTCGCGGACGGGCGCGGGTCGCGAACGCCGCCGGAGGGCACGGTGGCGCGCGGGCAGTTGCGCGAAGACACTTACCTGCACACCGGGATGATCAACGGGAAACCGGGCGACACGATGCCGTTCCCGGCCACGCGGGCGGTGCTGGAGCGCGGGCGCGAGCGCTTCGATATCTTCTGCACGCCGTGCCATTCGCGGCTGGGAGACGGGAACGGGATGATCGTGCAGCGCGGGTTCCGCAGGCCGCCGTCGTTTCACGAGCCGCGGTTGCGGCAGGCGGTGCTGGGACATTTCTTTGACGTCATGAGCAACGGCTTCGGCGTCATGCCGGATTACGCGGCGCAGGTGAACACGCGCGACCGCTGGGCGATCGCGGCGTATATACGGGTGCTGCAGTTCAGCCAGAACGCGCCGGCAAGCGCGGTACCGGCGGGACAGCAGATGCCGTCACAGCAGGTGCAGGTTCCGAGCGCGGCGCCGAGCGGAGCGACGTTGCCTCCAGGCGCAGCGCCAGGCGTGCCGGAGAGGAAGGAATGA
- a CDS encoding DUF3341 domain-containing protein, giving the protein MKPQIYGLVAEFDTPAEIVAAARRAHEEGYRKMDAYSPFPVEGLSEAIGFHKDGVALICLVGGVLGLATAYVMQYWINVIAYPTNVGGRPFHSWPAFIVVCFEMTVLFGGLAAAFGMLAINGLPMPYHPLFNVPSFSFASRDKFFLCIEAMDPKFDRETTYKFLSSLGPRMITEVPH; this is encoded by the coding sequence ATGAAGCCGCAGATTTATGGACTGGTAGCGGAATTCGACACGCCGGCGGAAATCGTGGCGGCGGCGCGGCGCGCGCATGAGGAAGGCTACCGCAAGATGGACGCCTACAGCCCGTTTCCGGTGGAGGGATTGAGCGAGGCGATCGGCTTTCACAAGGACGGCGTGGCGCTGATCTGCCTGGTGGGCGGCGTGCTGGGGCTGGCGACGGCATACGTGATGCAGTACTGGATCAACGTGATCGCGTATCCCACCAACGTCGGCGGGCGGCCGTTCCACTCCTGGCCGGCCTTCATCGTGGTGTGCTTCGAGATGACGGTATTGTTCGGCGGACTGGCGGCGGCGTTCGGGATGTTGGCGATCAACGGGCTGCCCATGCCGTATCACCCGCTGTTCAACGTGCCCAGCTTCAGCTTCGCCTCGCGCGACAAGTTTTTCCTGTGCATCGAGGCGATGGATCCGAAATTCGATCGGGAGACGACCTATAAGTTCCTGTCGAGCCTGGGACCGCGAATGATCACGGAGGTGCCGCATTAG
- the nrfD gene encoding polysulfide reductase NrfD has protein sequence MAHKDPGEAMAVGQEQPPVLQPGHTFATITDKISAIVLTKQTPLGWFVGVGIAGMLSAVLLYAIGFLMYQGVGIWGINHPVAWGFAIVNFVWWIGIGHAGTLISAILLLLRQSWRNSINRFAEAMTIFAVMQAGLFPLLHLGRPWLFYWLFPYPNTMTVWPQFRSPLVWDVFAVSTYFTISLVFWYIGLVPDMATLRDRAQNRAARMIYAVLALGWRGSARHWHRYETAYLLLAGLATPLVLSVHTVVSFDFTIAIVPGWHSTIFPPYFVAGAIYSGFAMVLILAIPIRHIYNLEDMITDRHLDNCAKIMLATGLIVAYGYIMETFMAWYGGNLYDKHLIWNRMHGPYRALYWALIAINVGFVNVLWTKKVRFTPKLLWFVSLVVLVAMWLERFVIVVVSLSQDFLPSSWGIYIPTRWDWMTFIGTIGFFTLCFMLFIRVMPMISIAEMKSLLPSSEAKAPLESQS, from the coding sequence GTCGGGCAAGAGCAGCCGCCGGTATTGCAGCCGGGACACACCTTCGCCACGATCACCGACAAAATCAGCGCCATCGTGCTGACCAAGCAGACGCCGCTGGGCTGGTTCGTGGGCGTGGGAATCGCCGGAATGCTTTCGGCGGTGCTGCTGTACGCGATCGGGTTCCTGATGTACCAGGGCGTTGGGATCTGGGGCATCAACCACCCGGTGGCGTGGGGCTTCGCCATCGTGAATTTCGTGTGGTGGATCGGAATCGGCCACGCGGGCACGCTGATCTCGGCGATTTTGCTGCTGCTGCGGCAGTCGTGGCGCAATTCGATCAACCGCTTCGCGGAGGCGATGACGATTTTTGCGGTCATGCAGGCGGGCCTGTTCCCGCTGCTCCACCTGGGGCGTCCGTGGCTGTTCTACTGGCTGTTCCCGTATCCCAACACCATGACGGTGTGGCCGCAGTTCCGCAGCCCGCTGGTCTGGGACGTGTTCGCGGTTTCCACCTATTTCACGATTTCGCTGGTGTTCTGGTACATCGGGCTGGTGCCGGACATGGCGACGCTGCGCGACCGGGCGCAGAACCGCGCGGCGCGCATGATCTACGCCGTGCTGGCGCTGGGATGGCGAGGCTCGGCGCGCCACTGGCACCGCTATGAAACCGCGTACCTGCTGCTGGCCGGCCTGGCCACGCCGCTGGTGCTCTCGGTGCACACGGTGGTGAGCTTCGACTTCACCATCGCCATCGTGCCGGGATGGCACAGCACGATCTTCCCGCCGTACTTCGTGGCCGGCGCGATCTATTCCGGATTCGCCATGGTGCTGATCCTGGCGATTCCCATCCGCCACATCTACAACCTGGAAGACATGATCACCGACCGGCACCTGGACAACTGCGCCAAGATCATGCTGGCGACCGGGCTCATCGTCGCCTACGGCTACATCATGGAGACCTTCATGGCGTGGTACGGCGGCAACCTCTACGACAAGCACCTGATCTGGAACCGCATGCACGGGCCGTACCGGGCGCTGTACTGGGCGCTGATTGCGATCAACGTCGGGTTCGTCAACGTGCTGTGGACGAAGAAGGTGAGGTTCACGCCCAAGCTGCTGTGGTTCGTCTCGCTGGTCGTCCTGGTGGCGATGTGGCTGGAGCGCTTCGTGATCGTGGTGGTCAGCCTGTCGCAGGATTTCCTGCCATCGTCGTGGGGGATTTACATTCCGACGCGCTGGGACTGGATGACGTTCATCGGAACCATCGGGTTCTTCACGCTGTGCTTCATGCTGTTCATCCGCGTGATGCCGATGATTTCCATCGCCGAGATGAAAAGCCTGCTGCCCTCCTCGGAAGCGAAGGCGCCGCTGGAGTCGCAGTCATGA